One part of the Accipiter gentilis chromosome 36, bAccGen1.1, whole genome shotgun sequence genome encodes these proteins:
- the LOC126034832 gene encoding leukotriene B4 receptor 1-like: MMSSSPANASSPLNATSAPIPGAAVGLALLSVAVVVGLPGNAMVLWSCAVTHRRSVPVLLIFHLALADVVTLLTGPIYLRALSVGQWNMGLAVCRGCNYLCAAAMYVSIFLIALLGLHRCLAVSKPATAVVSAGGRAGQLAHGAAAVTWLVALVLAIPSIIFRRVERGHCQRVHSTEAWLVVHNLLETILGWALPLTAVAAGYGLLIRRLRQTRLARRSRTFRLVAAVVVAFAVAWGPYHLASLLEVAVVVRGGGGTLEVAAKAIRPPATALAFLSSAMNPLLYACAGRRLCRGSGGSLLPRLLEVSAIAGSSRGTTAKGNQRERSWR; this comes from the coding sequence ATGATGTCCTCGTCCCCTGCCAATGCCTCGTCCCCCCTGAACGCCACATCTGCCCCCATCCCTGGCGCGGCAGTGGGGCTGGCCCTGCTGtcggtggcggtggtggtggggctgccGGGCAACGCCATGGTCCTTTGGAGCTGCGCCGTCACCCATCGTCGCAGCGTCCCCGTCCTCCTCATCTTCCACTTGGCCTTGGCTGACGTGGTCACCCTCCTCACTGGTCCCATCTACCTCCGGGCCTTGAGCGTTGGCCAATGGAACATGGGCTTGGCCGTCTGCCGCGGGTGTAACTACCTCTGTGCCGCCGCCATGTACGTCAGCATCTTCCTCATCGCTCTTCTGGGTCTCCATCGGTGCTTGGCAGTCTCCAAGCCGGCGACAGCAGTGGTGTCGGCGGGTGGTCGTGCCGGACAGTTAGCTCATGGAGCAGCGGCAGTGACTTGGTTGGTGGCTTTGGTGTTGGCCATCCCATCCATCATCTTCCGACGGGTGGAGCGTGGGCACTGCCAGCGGGTGCACAGCACGGAGGCTTGGTTGGTGGTCCACAACCTTCTGGAGACCATCTTGGGTTGGGCTCTACCACTGACCGCCGTGGCTGCCGGCTACGGGTTACTGATCCGCCGGTTACGCCAGACCCGGTTGGCCCGGCGCAGTCGTACCTTCCGGCTGGTGGCTGCCGTTGTGGTAGCCTTTGCAGTTGCGTGGGGACCTTACCACCTGGCCAGCTTGTTGGAGGTGGCGGTGGTCGTACGAGGAGGTGGTGGGACCCTGGAGGTAGCTGCCAAAGCCATCCGGCCACCGGCCACTGCCTTGGCCTTCCTCAGCAGCGCCATGAACCCCCTCCTCTATGCCTGTGCCGGGCGGAGGCTGTGCCGCGGCAGCGGGGGGTCTCTCCTGCCCCGACTCCTGGAGGTCTCAGCCATCGCCGGCAGCTCCCGAGGGACCACGGCCAAGGGGAACCAGcgggagaggagctggagg
- the LOC126034833 gene encoding LOW QUALITY PROTEIN: complement C4-like (The sequence of the model RefSeq protein was modified relative to this genomic sequence to represent the inferred CDS: deleted 2 bases in 2 codons; substituted 1 base at 1 genomic stop codon), which produces MGPRWALGLLVLLLLLSMPGGSPQDPELVLVAPRLVALGTPVGLLVAAVGPVTGTVTAWPGEGDRGAGPCAPPVPFDLGTHNDFSQILNIEVTPEQAKHCGALEATMGQTLLLEARSPPLPPQRLRVGLGGPRGVLLLQTDKPLYAPRQTVRFRIFSLDPDLRPNPEPILITITNPLGARVREGQRVPQGMVLSDQMVLPDIALPGTWRVQAQLVTSPHTTGSAAFTVRPYALPGFAVRGRSRSSLSPAGARPPPPPLRLRLRTWMGRRWGARPCCGGGCGGGPFLRGLEQRAQVTSGETEFNITLDAVVSALGVAPHELQGEGLRLAVTVINDDGGEAVQQEVGVGLVTSPWALELSPTPRFFVPGAPFTLLGRVLEAGGAPAPGVEVRVGVGVTGAAPPPPVHVRADPRGDIAVPINVPGGAGGLSLSVEAGAPGSPPARAQVTVTPVAAVAGHFLLLGGPRGPLRPGELLRLQLRHRGPPPGPPSYHVLAVARGRLVAAQAVRRGTVTEVTLTVTPAMAPRLRLVAFFQAEGRLVAASWTVPVVGSCHGQVRVGVGRRGAALRPQAPLTVTVTGTGTGPGPGPGLPPLTLALGAVDAALLELEPRHRLTPAKVEAVLGSSDLGCAPGGGPNTEGIFRAAGLVLGGPDPPPGATXPPGVPPAPPRPRRSLRLQELLEEKGAHQEGDEVTRRCCRDGATALPLRVTCPQRGRRVPEAGGCRRAFLRCCQRARALRLREGPRGVARVFFQEMEEEWGDGEVPSRSFFPESWLWRSVPTNGSARVPVLLPDSITTWEIQAVAVIPGHGLCVAVPQWVTVTQEVYVGLKLPPSIRPHEQLQLLPHVHNRLPPSINVTVTLAVAEGICAALDGGSQRLALPPGGAVAVPLTLVALRPGDVPITITARGPWGLGDSLTRVLHIEPEGELHLEETSYVLDTDGEGGRTLEIPGDIPAGIVPDGEFSISIRVTGRVGGWTVRGALGLGGTLLRSPRGCGEQALMALAPRAAALRYLDHSGGWGGLPPDSRSRGLRGLRTGFERVQSFRKSDGSYSAWQHRRSSTWLTALVLRVLALARPYLPVAAGGPGASLRWLLGQQRPDGAFGEMEPVLHREMQGSVADPGPEATVSLTAFVVVALQGARVLLPPDSPDHPRLDEALSQAATFLRGHVGTLGTFGTAITTYALALGDTDPPGPSPTLDRLRRLARPAQGGRAQFWPAGGPAATVEATAYGLLALLQHRDGVGAARAARWLREQSNYGGGFRSTQDTLVALEALAQMWLHWGDGAGSGLSLGVSWPGGARGGPGGTRVTLGPGLKSLEQELQVPLGSPIVVQVEGRGEGTLTVLRQFRLMTPLNGTCQGLGLEVAITGPIIYEEEDYEDYEEEAELGEGEGAEPVKGAELKEGAEPTKGEESVEATTTTPTPTARGEGRGRGRRRRDGRDAGREVAFLVCIWREAGVELSGMAVAEISLLSGFQPHRPDLDKLRDVVDRWISHYELSGARLVIYLDEVPTQRQCISFGATQEVAVGQLQPAMAAIYDYYEPARRCTVFYNAPRRSSMVPTLCSAHVCLCAQGGCPRLRGGSGSQSLTLDDRLDFACYSPRVDYALVVRVLAQSEVGPFLAFEIEILEVLLGEVVPGGRGQVLGRGSCPLRLRPHRRYLLMGGDGMVTDPRGRPQFLLGPRSWVEEVPPLPRCGPATPCRALLDFMDTLRPLGCPF; this is translated from the exons ATGGGGCCACGTTGGGCGTTGGgtctcctcgtcctcctcctcctcctgtcgATGCCGGGGGGCAGCCCCCAGGACCCTGA GCTGGTGCTGGTGGCACCTCGGCTTGTGGCCCTGGGGACCCCCGTGGGGCTGCTGGTGGCGGCCGTGGGGCCAGTGACGGGGACGGTGAcagcctggcctggggagggCGACCGTGGGGCAGGACCCTGCGCCCCCCCGGTCCCCTTCGACCTGGGGACCCACAACGACTTCAGCCAGATCCTGAACATCGAG GTGACCCCAGAGCAGGCCAAGCACTGTGGGGCACTGGAGGCCACCATGGGGCAGACGCTGCTGCTGGAGGCCCGGagcccccctctgcccccccagaGGCtgcgtgtggggctgggggggccccgGGGGGTGCTCCTGCTCCAGACAGACAAACCCCTCTACGCCCCCCGGCAGACTG TGCGTTTCCGCATCTTCTCGCTGGACCCCGATCTGCGGCCGAACCCCGAACCCATCCTGATCACCATCACG AATCCCCTGGGGGCACGAGTGCGGGAGGGGCAGCGGGTGCCCCAGGGGATGGTGCTGAGTGATCAGATGGTGCTGCCAGACATCGCCCT GCCGGGGACGTGGCGGGTGCAGGCCCAGCTGGTCACCAGCCCCCACACCACGGGCTCGGCCGCCTTCACCGTGCGGCCCTACG ccctccccggaTTCGCTGTTCGGGGCCGTTCCCGATCGTCGCTTTCTCCTGCTggggcccggcccccgcccccccccctgcGCCTGCGCCTGC gtacctggatggggcggcggtggggggccAGGCCCTGCtgcggggggggctgcgggggggggcccTTCCTGCGGGGGCTGGAGCAGCGCGCTCAG GTGACGTCAGGGGAGACGGAGTTTAACATCACCCTGGATGCCGTTGTCAGCGCCCTGGGCGTGGCCCCGCACGAGCTGCAGGGGGAGGGGCTACGCCTGGCTGTCACTGTCATCAATGATGACG GGGGGGAGGCGGTGCAgcaggaggtgggggtggggctgGTGACCTCCCCGTGGGCCTTGGAGCTGAGCCCCACCCCCCGCTTCTTCGTCCCCGGGGCCCCCTTCACGCTGCTG ggccgcgTGCTGGAGGCCGGgggggccccggccccgggggtggAGGTgcgggtgggggtgggggtgacgggggccgcccctcccccccccgtgCACGTGCGGGCGGATCCGCGGGGGGACATCGCCGTCCCCATCAACGtccccggcggggccggcgggctgAGCCTCAGC gtgGAGGCGGGGGCTCCGGGGTCCCCCCCGGCCCGGGCGCAGGTGACGGTGACGCCGGTGGCCGCGGTGGCGGGTCACTTCCTCCTGCTGGGGGGGCCGAGGGGGCCCCTGCGCCCCGGGGAGCTGCTGCGGCTCCAGCTGCGCCACCGCgggccccccccggggccccccaGCTACCACGTGCTG GCGGTGGCGCGGGGGCGGCTGGTGGCCGCCCAGGCCGTGCGTCGGGGGACGGTGACGGAGGTGACGCTGACGGTGACGCCGGCCATGGCCCCGCGGCTCCGCCTGGTCGCCTTCTTCCAGGCCGAGGGGCGGCTGGTGGCCGCCAGCTGGACCGTGCCCGTGGTGGGCTCCTGCCATGGCCAG GTgcgggtgggggtggggcggcggggggccgccCTGCGCCCCCAGGCCCCCCTGACGGTGACGgtgacggggacggggacggggccggggccggggccggggctccccCCGCTCACCCTGGCCCTGGGGGCCGTCGACGCCgccctgctggagctggagccgCGGCACCGCCTCACCCCCGCCAAG gtggagGCGGTTTTGGGGAGCAGTGATTTGGGgtgc gccccgggggggggccccaACACCGAGGGGATCTTCAGGGCAGccgggctggtgctgggggggcccgaccccccccccggggccacgtga cccccgggtgtccccccggcccccccccgcccccggcgctccctgaggctgcaggagctgctggaggagaagg GCGCCCACCAAGAGGGCGACGAGGTGACCCGGCGCTGCTGCCGGGACGGGGCGACGGCACTGCCGCTGCGCGTGACGTGTCCCCAACGAGGCCGGCGGGTCCCCGAGGCCGGGGGGTGTCGCCGGGCCTTCCTGCGCTGCTGCCAGCGCGCCCGCGCCCTGCGCCTCCGGGAGGGGCCCCGCGGGGTGGCACGAG ttttcttCCAGGAGATGGAAGAGGAGTGGGGGGATGGGGAGGTCCCCTCCCGCAGCTTCTTCCCCGAGAGCTGGCTCTGGCGCAGCGTCCCCACCAATGGCTCCGCCAG GGTCCCGGTGCTGCTCCCCGACTCCATCACCACCTGGGAGATCCAGGCCGTCGCCGTCATCCCCGGCCACG GGCTGTGCGTGGCGGTCCCCCAGTGGGTGACGGTGACCCAGGAGGTTTATGTGGGGCTGAAGCTGCCCCCCAGCATCCGCCCCCacgagcagctgcagctcctgccccacgTCCACAACAGGCTACCCCCCAGCATCAAC GTGACGGTGACGCTGGCGGTGGCGGAGGGCATCTGCGCGGCGCTGGACGGGGGCTCCCAGCGCCTGGCGTTGCCCCCTGGGGGGGCGGTGGCCGTGCCCCTCACCCTGGTGGCCCTGCGCCCCGGGGACGTCCCCATCACCATCACCGCCCGCGGGCCCTGGGGGCTGGGTGACAGCCTCACCCGTGTCCTTCATATCGAG CCCGAGGGGGAGCTGCACCTGGAGGAGACCAGCTACGTCCTGGACACCGACG GCGAGGGGGGCCGCACCCTGGAGATTCCTGGGGACATCCCAGCTGGGATCGTCCCCGATGGGGAATTCAGCATCAGCATCCGCGTCACCG GCCGGGTGGGGGGCTGGACGGTGCGGggggcactggggctgggggggacactgCTGCGGTCCCCGCGGGGGTGCGGGGAGCAGGCGCTGATGGCCCtggccccccgcgccgccgccctgCGCTACCTGGACCAcagcgggggctgg ggggggctgccccccgaCTCCCGCTCCCGTGGCCTGCGCGGCCTCCGGACGG GCTTCGAGCGGGTGCAGAGCTTCCGCAAGAGCGACGGCTCCTACAGCGCCTGGCAGCACCGGCGGAGCAGCACCTG GCTGACGGCGCTGGTGCTGCGGGTGCTGGCGCTGGCCCGTCCCTACCTGCCGGTGGCCGCCGGTGGCCCCGGGGCGTCCCTGCGGTGGCTGCTGGGACAGCAGCGTCCTGACGGCGCCTTCGGTGAGATGGAGCCCGTCCTGCACCGGGAGATGcag GGCAGCGTGGCAGACCCAGGGCCCGAGGCCACCGTGTCCCTGACGGCCTTCGTGGTGGTGGCCCTGCAGGGGGCACGCGTCCTCCTGCCACCAGACAGCCCCGACCACCCCCGCCTG GACGAGGCTCTGTCACAAGCTGCCACCTTCCTGCGTGGCCACgtggggacgttggggacattCGGGACGGCCATCACCACCTACGCGCTGGCGCTGGGGGACACcgacccccccggcccctcccccaCCCTGGACCGCCTGCGCCGCCTGGCCCGACCCGCCCAGG GAGGCCGGGCGCAGTTCTGGCCGGCGGGTGGCCCGGCGGCTACGGTGGAGGCGACGGCCTACGGGCTCCTGGCGCTGCTGCAGCACCGCGACGGCGTCGGCGCCGCCCGGGCGGCCCGATGGCTGCGGGAGCAGAGCAACTACGGCGGCGGGTTCCGCTCCACCCAG GACACGCTGGTGGCCTTGGAGGCGCTGGCCCAGATGTGGCTGCACTGGGGGGACGGGGCCGGATCCGGCCTCAGCCTGGGGGTGTCCTGGccggggggggcccgggggggcccCGGGGGGACCCGAGTGACGCTGGGACCCGGCCTGAAGTcgctggagcaggagctgcag gtccccctgGGCAGCCCCATCGTGGTGCAGGTGGAGGGACGCGGCGAAGGGACCCTGACG GTCCTGCGCCAGTTCCGCCTGATGACCCCCCTCAACGGCACCTGCCAAGGGCTGGGCCTGGAGGTGGCCATCACGGGGCCCATCATCTACGAGG AGGAAGACTATGAGGACTATGAGGAGGAGGCGGAACTTGGCGAGGGAGAGGGGGCGGAGCCTGTGAAGGGAGCGGAGCTTAAGGAAGGGGCGGAGCCTACGAAGGGGGAGGAGTCTGTGgaagccaccaccaccaccccgacCCCCACAGCACGGGGGGAGGGGCGAgggcggggccggcggaggcGGGACGGGCGGGACGCCGGCAGGGAGGTCGCCTTCCTGGTCTGCATCTG GCGGGAGGCGGGGGTGGAGCTGTCAGGAATGGCGGTGGCCGAGATCTCCCTGCTCAGCGGCTTCCAGCCCCATCGCCCCGACCTCGACAag CTGCGGGACGTGGTCGATCGCTGGATCAGCCACTATGAGCTCAGCGGGGCGCGGCTCGTCATTTACCTTGatgag gTCCCCACCCAGCGTCAGTGCATCAGCTTCGGGGCCACCCAGGAGGTGGCCGTGGGGCAGCTCCAGCCGGCCATGGCGGCCATCTATGACTACTACGAGCCGG CCCGGCGCTGCACCGTGTTTTACAACGCCCCTCGCAGGAGCAGCATGGTGCCCACCCTCTGCTCCGCCCACGTCTGCCTCTGTGCCCAAG GGGGGTGTCCCCGGCTCCGGGGGGGGTCGGGGTCCCAGTCGCTGACGCTGGACGATCGCCTCGACTTCGCCTGCTACAGCCCCCGCGTTGACTACG CGCTGGTGGTTCGGGTGCTGGCCCAGAGCGAGGTTGGGCCCTTCCTGGCCTTTGAGATCGAAATCCTGGAGGTTCTACTGGGAG AGGTGGTCCCCGGGGGGCGGGGCCAGGTGCTGGGGCGGGGCAGTTGCCCCCTGAGGCTCCGCCCCCACCGGCGGTACCTGCTGatggggggggacgggatggTGACCGACCCCCGCGGACG cccccagttCCTGCTGGGCCCCCGCTCCTGGGTGGAGGAGGTGCCGCCCCTCCCCCGCTGCGGCCCCGCCACGCCCTGCCGCGCCCTGCTGGACTTCATGGACACCCTGCGCCCCCTCGGCTGCCCCTTCTGA
- the LOC126034834 gene encoding LOW QUALITY PROTEIN: histone H3-like centromeric protein A (The sequence of the model RefSeq protein was modified relative to this genomic sequence to represent the inferred CDS: inserted 2 bases in 1 codon), producing the protein MPRPKPPTPRRRXPPPAAPPAPPSPQRAPRPRRRRPGQRALQEIRKYQSSTRLLLRPGPFARLVREICLVFTRGVDYRWQRMALLALQEAAEAFIVRLLEDAYLCSLHARRVTLYPKDLQLARRLRGLEGGGVCGTPPHPSTRSGHPNKCVLDLQLTRCLGGVSEGPPHPPLRAPQ; encoded by the exons ATGCCCCGCcccaagccccccaccccccggcgccg ccccccccccgcagcccccccggccccgccatcGCCCCAACGGGCCCCGCGGCCCCgca ggcGCCGGCCGGGCCAGCGGGCGCTGCAGGAGATCCGCAAGTACCAGAGCAGCACCCGCCTCCTGCTGCGCCCCGGGCCCTTCGCCCGCCTG GTGCGGGAGATCTGCCTGGTCTTCACCCGCGGCGTGGACTATCGGTGGCAGCGCATGGCGCTGTTGGCCCTGCAAGAG GCGGCGGAGGCCTTCATCGTGCGGCTGCTGGAGGACGCCTACCTCTGCTCCCTGCACGCCCGCCGCGTCACCCTCTACCCCAAGGACCTGCAGCTGGCCCGGCGCCtgcgggggctggagggggggggggtctgtgggacccccccccacccctccacccgCTCCGGGCACCCCAATAAATGTGTATTG GACCTGCAGCTGACCCGGTGCCTAGGGGGGGTGTCtgagggacccccccaccccccactgcgGGCACCCCAATAA